Proteins co-encoded in one Methanothermobacter sp. genomic window:
- a CDS encoding RDD family protein — protein MLRLVKMEEIIKRRLFAFIIDFLVVNLMIWALTLLFYPFIVFTDSFFLYNYWPILLVILTISYFSYFEYHGGTIGKLNQRLKVVSKEGELKYKQVIIRNLPKICWFPLILDVILGYNKELRLFDKIAGTKVITGNQ, from the coding sequence ATGTTAAGGTTGGTTAAAATGGAAGAAATCATAAAAAGAAGACTTTTCGCTTTTATCATAGATTTTCTAGTGGTCAATTTGATGATATGGGCATTAACCTTATTATTTTATCCTTTTATTGTCTTCACGGACTCATTTTTCCTTTATAATTATTGGCCAATTCTTTTAGTTATCTTGACGATCTCATATTTTAGTTACTTTGAATATCATGGTGGAACTATTGGTAAATTAAACCAGAGGCTAAAAGTGGTCTCCAAAGAAGGGGAATTAAAATACAAACAGGTTATAATAAGGAATCTCCCCAAAATTTGCTGGTTCCCATTAATATTAGACGTTATCCTAGGATACAACAAAGAACTAAGATTATTTGATAAAATAGCCGGTACAAAGGTTATAACGGGAAATCAATGA
- a CDS encoding 5-formyltetrahydrofolate cyclo-ligase gives MKKGEIRKIVWDRLHKLGISRRPKGDYGKIPDFKGSIAAALRLSKTIEWKNSKRIFSSPDSAQRPVRELALYHGKDLIMPTPRLKKGYLYIRANDARGCERFASTIRGAYRLGSPIKVFPKIDLVVEGSVAVDMNGNRLGKGGGYGDREIKELKYQGAITEQTPIVTTVDETQIIKKVPVEPHDEKINMIVTPKRVIRLK, from the coding sequence ATGAAAAAAGGAGAAATCAGAAAAATAGTATGGGATCGCCTACATAAACTTGGCATTTCCCGAAGACCCAAAGGAGACTATGGTAAAATACCAGACTTCAAGGGTTCAATTGCCGCTGCACTACGCCTTTCAAAGACAATAGAATGGAAAAATTCCAAGAGGATATTTTCGAGTCCAGATTCCGCACAGCGGCCAGTAAGAGAACTAGCCTTATACCATGGTAAAGACCTTATAATGCCCACACCACGACTCAAAAAAGGATACCTTTATATTAGAGCAAATGATGCAAGAGGATGTGAAAGATTCGCTTCCACTATAAGAGGAGCTTACAGGTTAGGATCACCCATAAAAGTTTTCCCCAAAATCGATCTTGTAGTTGAAGGGTCTGTAGCCGTTGACATGAATGGTAACAGACTGGGTAAAGGTGGAGGTTATGGGGATCGCGAAATAAAAGAGCTCAAATACCAGGGTGCCATAACAGAGCAAACACCCATTGTAACAACAGTGGATGAAACCCAGATCATCAAAAAAGTACCTGTGGAACCGCATGATGAAAAAATAAACATGATAGTAACACCGAAACGTGTTATAAGACTAAAATGA
- a CDS encoding tRNA (N(6)-L-threonylcarbamoyladenosine(37)-C(2))-methylthiotransferase has product MRAYIETFGCTFNKGDSEIMAGILSKKGIRLVNTIKDADLIIINTCYVKHPTEHKVINRIKKVRELYPSKPLIVAGCMVEIDPEKLEKIAPRASWIGPHKIHRIYKVVKGAIRGERIKETGSYPIRKVEMPRIRFNPHIHIIQLCEGCLGECSYCCTRFARGRLQSYPMEAVKREAERAIIEGCRELQLTAQDTAAYGRDIGESLPELLNEISSIEDDFRIRVGMMHPLNVLDILEDLIDAFKSDKVYKFLHLPVQSGNNRVLEDMGRGYTVEDFKYIVESFREEIPEMSIATDIIVGYPTEDEKAFQDTCKLLKEIKPNFIHLSKYKHRPRALSSSLKELDFEVVKRRSRIIEKIKSEITIEDNMKLVGTSQKILIVEKGRKGGFIGRTNSYIPVITEKAEPGSFIEVKINGATNTYLTATPIE; this is encoded by the coding sequence ATGAGAGCATACATTGAAACATTCGGATGCACTTTTAACAAAGGCGACTCAGAAATAATGGCAGGAATACTCTCAAAAAAAGGCATAAGGTTAGTGAACACTATCAAAGATGCTGATCTCATCATAATAAATACATGCTATGTTAAACATCCAACTGAACATAAGGTCATAAACCGGATAAAAAAAGTCCGAGAACTTTATCCTTCCAAACCATTAATAGTAGCCGGGTGCATGGTGGAGATAGACCCTGAAAAACTCGAGAAGATAGCACCAAGGGCCAGTTGGATAGGACCACATAAAATCCATAGAATATATAAAGTGGTCAAAGGGGCGATAAGAGGTGAAAGAATAAAAGAGACGGGATCATATCCTATAAGGAAAGTTGAGATGCCCCGGATAAGATTCAACCCCCACATACACATAATACAGTTATGTGAAGGATGTCTTGGAGAATGTAGTTATTGTTGCACCCGTTTCGCCAGGGGTAGACTCCAAAGTTACCCTATGGAGGCCGTTAAAAGGGAGGCAGAAAGGGCGATAATAGAGGGTTGTAGGGAACTGCAATTAACAGCCCAGGATACGGCTGCCTATGGTAGGGATATTGGTGAAAGTTTACCAGAACTCCTCAATGAGATAAGTTCCATAGAGGATGATTTCAGGATAAGAGTAGGTATGATGCACCCTTTAAACGTGCTTGACATATTAGAGGATCTCATAGATGCATTCAAATCGGATAAAGTCTACAAGTTCTTACATTTACCAGTTCAAAGCGGAAACAATAGGGTATTGGAGGATATGGGGAGAGGATACACAGTAGAAGATTTCAAGTATATAGTGGAAAGTTTCAGAGAAGAAATACCCGAAATGTCCATTGCAACCGATATAATAGTAGGATATCCAACAGAAGATGAAAAAGCATTCCAAGACACTTGCAAACTTTTAAAAGAGATAAAACCAAACTTCATTCACCTATCAAAGTATAAGCATAGACCGAGAGCACTATCATCTTCACTCAAAGAACTAGACTTTGAAGTTGTTAAAAGGCGCTCAAGAATAATAGAAAAGATAAAATCAGAGATAACAATAGAAGATAATATGAAATTAGTTGGAACATCCCAGAAAATACTAATAGTCGAGAAAGGCCGGAAAGGAGGTTTCATAGGGAGAACCAATTCTTATATACCTGTTATAACAGAAAAAGCCGAACCAGGATCTTTCATAGAAGTTAAGATTAATGGAGCGACAAACACTTATCTTACAGCAACCCCAATAGAATAA